In Elaeis guineensis isolate ETL-2024a chromosome 1, EG11, whole genome shotgun sequence, a genomic segment contains:
- the LOC105038868 gene encoding uncharacterized protein: MADRDTAVTKPIWMKQAEEAKLKSEAEKAAAAKAAFEATFKNVEKPDEKDDSSDSDGDEREDLTSKPLGPVDPTKCSAAGAGIAGGNACAPSTFTVVAKDSDGRKIPTGGAQLKVKISPGVGVGGSDQEGMVKDQGDGTYTVTYAVPKRGNYMVYVECNGKPIMGSPFPVFFSSGATMGTTSLPAAVSPFTNMVNQTMPNMPNYSGAVSGAFPGLLGMIPGVVPGTSGGVVLQGIGASLGEVCQEYLYGRCAKTDCKFNHPPQNLLMSALAATTTMGTLSQAPMAPSAAAMAAAQAIVAAKALQAHAAQIRVQSSADAPGSPDKAAKADTLKKTLQVSNLSPLLTVDQLKQLFGYCGTVVDCFITDSKHFAYIEYSKPEEATAALALNNMDVGGRPLNVEMAKSLPSKSALVNPSLPLMMQQAVAMQQMQFQQALMMQQAIASQQAAARAATMKSATEMAAARAAEISKKLKAEGLGSEDKEVNRKSRSPSSSRQRSKSRSRSPIKYRRSRRSRSFSPIRCSRDRRSRSPVRSHHSNHGTERSYRDDWDNYSRSRRRERERSHDRFSSHSRRHQSRSSSPRLRKSSRASPTSPKHRRESPSPRTKRSSRVGSRSPRHHRGSRSSPARDHRSSHSSRHSRSRSAEKRHHYEKADAKKSERQKEDGKRSDGSNTANKNAKGTREPKEDKAADSSVDSHKRIFLLNEDETLKNEKGIRKRKKSKLDDQGSERTDSMVTEQNLMAEDLEMYEDKRFSMMSKSHRSSANDDDDNHAENQHLTRHRKTRTNFKEHGRRECASRERESATGEPKHLRDDRASHHSSSRSHRSSHHLGEKSSRDKVDQHKLEKPKYKYEKPREKYDVIKESRTSDGRPENVEVSQELKPDISGSNSTKGGVQESGDPRGDKMLQQDNRHLESGNSMANKQNHIDGNFDGPKEDCSVDNLKTHKKSPASEGHGKLIIGGNDNSEGKNLELEPGKLESYDSIEKKKHYQAEAAGLINRYQDDNGNGSTYLEGDTLPGKTDLNIKKTELVSYGHAGSKKDGLTTYMSGLKTCSTSLEKTSNAGLNEFEDFTDQEHIKHGLGDSEENLLDYVSEGSQKNKITGYFSKFVAHESSIVQGSCCLGGAYSDDIPECLTEDRMTAHSPPNSTSLS; encoded by the exons GGCAGATCGGGACACTGCGGTCACGAAACCCATATGGATGAAGCAGGCGGAGGAGGCCAAGCTCAAGAGCGAAGCCGAGAAGGCCGCCGCCGCGAAGGCTGCCTTCGAGGCTACCTTCAAGAACGTGGAGAAGCCCGATGAGAAGGACGACTCCTCCGACAGCGACGGTGACGAGCGCGAGGACCTCACCAGCAAGCCCCTCGGCCCCGTTGACCCCACCAAGTGCTCCGCCGCTGGCGCCGGGATTGCCGGAGGCAACGCCTGCGCCCCCTCCACCTTCACCGTGGTCGCCAAGGACTCCGACGGCCGGAAGATCCCCACGGGGGGCGCCCAGCTCAAGGTGAAGATCTCCCCTGGTGTTGGGGTCGGCGGGTCCGATCAGGAGGGGATGGTTAAGGATCAGGGGGACGGGACGTACACCGTGACCTACGCGGTGCCCAAGCGCGGGAACTACATGGTCTATGTGGAGTGTAACGGGAAGCCGATCATGGGAAGCCCGTTCCCGGTGTTCTTCAGCTCTGGCGCGACCATGGGGACCACAAGCTTGCCGGCTGCAGTGAGCCCGTTCACCAATATGGTCAACCAAACGATGCCCAACATGCCCAATTACTCGGGTGCAGTATCTGGGGCATTCCCGGGGCTTCTCGGGATGATCCCTGGTGTCGTCCCGGGTACCTCTGGTGGAGTGGTGTTGCAGGGAATTGGAGCATCTTTGGGAGAGGTTTGTCAGGAGTACTTGTATGGGCGGTGCGCTAAGACTGATTGCAAGTTCAACCACCCACCTCAAAATTTGTTAATGTCGGCTCTGGCTGCGACGACTACAATGGGGACCTTAAGTCAGGCGCCGATGGCCCCTTCAGCAGCTGCAATGGCTGCTGCTCAGGCAATTGTTGCTGCAAAGGCCCTTCAGGCACATGCTGCCCAGATACGAGTCCAATCATCTGCAGATGCACCTG GTTCACCTGACAAGGCTGCAAAGGCTGATACTCTGAAGAAAACTCTACAAGTTAGCAATCTTAGCCCCCTTCTTACCGTGGATCAACTTAAACAGCTGTTTGGTTACTGCGGTACTGTTGTTGATTGTTTCATCACAGATTCAAAACATTTTGCTTATATAGAATACTCTAAACCAGAAGAAGCTACTGCGGCTTTGGCACTCAACAACATGGATGTTGGTGGCCGTCCATTGAATGTTGAAATGGCAAAGTCCCTACCTTCCAAATCTGCTCTCGTCAACCCTTCTTTACCATTGATGATGCAGCAAGCAGTTGCTATGCAACAGATGCAATTTCAACAGGCCTTGATGATGCAACAAGCAATAGCCTCTCAGCAGGCTGCTGCACGAGCAGCAACAATGAAATCTGCAACAGAGATGGCAGCAGCCAGAGCTGCTGAAATAAGCAAAAAATTGAAAGCAGAAGGTTTAGGTAGCGAGGATAAGGAAGTTAACAGAAAATCCAG GTCACCATCTTCCTCTCGCCAGAGATCCAAGTCTCGGTCAAGGTCACCTATCAAGTATCGTAGAAGCAGGCGGTCTCGCTCTTTCTCACCAATAAGATGCTCCCGAGATCGAAGGTCAAGATCACCAGTAAGATCGCACCATTCAAATCATGGCACTGAAAGATCATACAGAGATGATTGGGACAACTACAGCAGGAGTCGAAggcgagaaagagaaagatctcaTGATCGTTTTTCCTCTCATTCAAGAAGACACCAAAGTAGGAGTTCAAGTCCTCGATTGAGAAAATCCTCTCGAGCTAGTCCAACATCACCAAAGCATCGTAGAGAAAGTCCAAGTCCCAGAACAAAGAGATCATCTCGAGTTGGTTCAAGGTCACCAAGGCATCACAGAGGAAGCAGATCATCTCCTGCACGTGACCATCGGTCTTCTCACTCTAGTAGGCACTCCAGATCAAGATCTGCGGAGAAAAGGCATCATTATGAAAAAGCAGATGCAAAGAAATCTGAAAGGCAGAAGGAGGATGGTAAAAGATCTGATGGAAGTAACACAGCTAATAAAAATGCAAAAGGCACAAGGGAACCAAAGGAAGATAAGGCTGCTGATTCTTCTGTAGACAGTCATAAGAGGATCTTCTTATTAAATGAAGATGAAACATTGAAGAATGAGAAGGGTATTAGGAAACGTAAAAAGTCTAAACTGGATGACCAAGGCTCTGAGAGAACTGATTCTATGGTAACGGAGCAAAATCTCATGGCAGAAGACTTGGAGATGTATGAAGATAAGAGGTTTTCTATGATGTCAAAATCACATAGAAGTTCTgcaaatgatgatgatgataatcaTGCTGAAAATCAGCATTTGACCAGGCATAGGAAAACAAGAACAAATTTTAAGGAACATGGCAGAAGAGAATGTGCTTCTAGGGAAAGGGAATCTGCAACTGGAGAACCTAAACACTTGAGGGATGATAGAGCTTCACATCATTCAAGTTCGAGATCTCACAGAAGTTCACACCATTTGGGAGAAAAGTCCTCCAGGGATAAAGTAGATCAGCACAAACTGGAGAAACCAAAATACAAGTATGAAAAGCCTCGTGAAAAATATGATGTCATCAAAGAGTCTAGAACTTCAGATGGAAGGCCAGAAAATGTTGAGGTTTCTCAAGAGCTGAAGCCTGATATATCAGGTTCAAATTCAACTAAGGGTGGAGTGCAGGAATCAGGGGATCCTAGGGGAGATAAAATGTTACAACAGGATAATAGGCATTTGGAAAGTGGTAACTCTATGGCCAACAAACAAAATCATATTGATGGTAATTTTGATGGACCGAAGGAAGATTGTAGTGTTGATAATTTGAAGACCCACAAGAAAAGCCCAGCATCAGAGGGCCATGGAAAACTTATAATAGGGGGAAATGATAATAGCGAAGGGAAAAACTTAGAGCTGGAGCCAGGGAAGTTGGAAAGTTATGATTCCATTGAGAAGAAAAAACATTATCAAGCAGAAGCAGCTGGCCTGATCAACAGGTATCAGGATGATAATGGTAATGGATCAACATACCTTGAAGGTGACACTTTACCTGGAAAAACGGATCTGAACATCAAGAAAACAGAGCTCGTTAGCTATGGACATGCAGGATCGAAAAAAGATGGCCTTACTACCTATATGTCGGGGTTGAAAACTTGCAGCACAAGTCTTGAAAAAACTTCAAATGCTGGTTTGAATGAGTTTGAAGACTTTACTGATCAAGAGCATATCAAACATGGTTTGGGTGACTCAGAAGAAAATTTACTTGACTATGTGTCAGAAGGATcacagaaaaataaaattactggATACTTCTCAAAGTTTGTTGCTCATGAGAGTTCTATAGTGCAGGGCTCTTGTTGTTTGGGTGGAGCTTATTCTGATGATATTCCAGAATGCTTGACTGAAGATAGGATGACTGCTCATTCTCCTCCAAATTCAACATCACT GAGTTGA